A portion of the Clostridium gelidum genome contains these proteins:
- a CDS encoding thioester domain-containing protein: protein MKLKKYIKVISYFIIFTLLIGTNIGASMPDTVKIITEKGIIDTVHYENYDLNVERIKIEGSDDIVYCLEIDKKFPSGQTFLKNGTNNEQINNVIAAGYPNKSVAELNLDNENQAYFATQIAIWSSVQGYDVNKIKGDNPKILNAIRTIYNDGVSGKYKNKIQSKIYKTSDDSIQEVIIISHDDLMDTLMSEEKAESEQMEFAPQEG, encoded by the coding sequence ATGAAATTAAAAAAATACATAAAGGTGATAAGTTATTTTATTATTTTTACATTACTTATAGGGACTAATATAGGTGCTAGTATGCCTGATACTGTAAAGATAATTACAGAGAAGGGAATTATAGATACGGTTCATTATGAAAATTATGATCTTAATGTAGAAAGAATTAAAATAGAGGGAAGTGACGATATTGTATATTGCTTAGAAATAGATAAGAAATTTCCATCAGGGCAAACTTTTTTGAAAAATGGGACTAATAATGAACAAATTAATAATGTTATTGCGGCTGGATATCCAAATAAATCTGTGGCTGAATTGAATTTGGATAATGAAAATCAAGCATATTTTGCTACTCAAATCGCTATATGGAGTTCTGTTCAAGGGTATGATGTTAATAAAATAAAGGGTGATAATCCTAAAATATTGAATGCAATAAGAACTATATATAATGATGGGGTAAGTGGAAAATATAAAAATAAAATACAAAGTAAAATATACAAAACAAGTGATGATTCTATTCAAGAAGTAATAATTATATCTCATGATGACTTAATGGATACATTAATGTCAGAAGAAAAAGCAGAATCAGAGCAAATGGAATTTGCACCTCAAGAAGGATAA
- a CDS encoding helix-turn-helix transcriptional regulator gives MENWEIVNAVQRMQDYIDNHIMEEITLNQLSKVAGYSAWHSARIFKKLLNKSPFEYIRALRLSRAALVLRDEQPKVIDVAFDFVFSSHEGFTKAFSKQFGISPRKYIQNAPPIGLFIPDSIRDYYVILKKGEIVMEEKKEKNAIFVQVVERPSRKVLLKRGIEASEYFAYCEEVGCDVWGVLTSVKEALYEPVGMWLPDHLIKNGTSKYVQGVELPLDFDKKAPEGFEIIDLPPCKMMVFQGEPYEDETFMDEISNVWKAIDNYNPEIYGFEWAEDMAPRFQLCPMGYRGYIEARPVKQITKENKNNF, from the coding sequence ATGGAAAATTGGGAAATAGTAAATGCAGTGCAACGAATGCAGGATTATATAGATAATCATATTATGGAGGAAATTACTCTTAATCAGCTTTCAAAAGTTGCAGGATATTCAGCATGGCATAGTGCAAGAATTTTTAAAAAGCTTTTAAATAAATCACCATTTGAATATATTAGAGCGCTTAGGCTTAGCAGGGCTGCTTTAGTTTTACGTGATGAACAACCAAAAGTAATTGATGTAGCTTTTGATTTTGTATTTAGTTCTCATGAAGGATTCACAAAAGCGTTTTCAAAACAATTTGGTATTTCTCCAAGAAAATATATTCAAAATGCACCGCCAATTGGTCTATTTATTCCTGATAGTATCCGTGATTATTACGTTATATTAAAAAAAGGAGAGATTGTTATGGAAGAAAAGAAAGAAAAAAATGCAATTTTTGTTCAAGTAGTGGAGCGTCCATCGAGAAAAGTATTACTAAAGAGAGGGATCGAGGCATCTGAATATTTTGCTTATTGTGAAGAAGTGGGCTGTGATGTTTGGGGAGTTCTTACTAGTGTGAAAGAAGCACTTTATGAGCCCGTTGGAATGTGGCTACCAGATCATTTGATAAAGAATGGTACTTCAAAGTACGTTCAAGGTGTAGAATTGCCATTAGATTTTGATAAAAAGGCTCCAGAAGGATTTGAAATCATAGATCTTCCACCATGCAAAATGATGGTATTTCAAGGAGAACCTTATGAGGATGAGACTTTTATGGACGAAATTTCAAATGTGTGGAAAGCAATTGATAATTATAATCCTGAAATATATGGATTTGAATGGGCAGAAGATATGGCACCAAGATTTCAGCTCTGTCCAATGGGGTATAGAGGATATATTGAGGCAAGACCAGTAAAGCAGATAACAAAAGAAAATAAGAATAATTTCTAA
- a CDS encoding type II toxin-antitoxin system antitoxin SocA domain-containing protein: MRHLAFCEYCMNENEYGVHKENKTSILKDEEISYIAKEAVCNNCGNEIFVSDICDYNLKTLYDEYRKKHNIINVIELKRITIKYCINDEALSLLLGWRKETISRYLDGDMITSSHFDILKKIYENPAYYSIILQTNKERIEPIDYNISRQAVKSALNKNITEEKIDAVIKYLLIRCEDFTPLMLQKLLYYVQAFYYVFTDKFIFKEDCEASTKGPVYTNVHERYEQFGYEEINKEILANDKLKLEDVERNVVESVIKFYSCYSGKILEQMTRNEAPWMLTRTNIINETNKSENTNRIIEKNLIAEYFKGIKEKYNMINLLDIQKYSTDLFGKISM; the protein is encoded by the coding sequence ATGAGACATTTAGCATTTTGTGAATATTGTATGAATGAAAATGAGTATGGCGTACATAAAGAAAATAAAACATCAATATTAAAAGATGAAGAAATAAGTTATATAGCTAAAGAAGCTGTTTGTAATAATTGCGGTAATGAGATTTTTGTTTCAGATATATGTGATTATAATCTTAAGACTTTATATGATGAGTATAGAAAAAAGCATAATATAATAAACGTTATAGAACTTAAGCGTATTACAATTAAATATTGTATTAATGACGAAGCTTTATCATTATTATTAGGATGGAGAAAGGAAACTATAAGTAGGTATTTAGATGGAGATATGATTACAAGTTCTCACTTTGATATTCTTAAAAAAATATATGAAAATCCCGCTTATTACTCAATTATTTTACAAACTAATAAAGAAAGAATAGAGCCCATAGATTATAATATAAGTAGACAAGCTGTTAAAAGTGCTTTGAATAAAAATATAACAGAAGAGAAAATTGATGCAGTAATAAAATATCTTTTAATAAGATGTGAAGATTTTACACCTCTTATGCTTCAAAAGTTATTGTATTATGTTCAAGCTTTTTATTATGTATTCACAGATAAGTTTATTTTTAAAGAAGATTGTGAAGCATCTACGAAAGGGCCAGTTTATACTAATGTACATGAGAGGTATGAACAGTTTGGGTATGAAGAAATTAATAAAGAAATACTTGCTAATGACAAATTAAAATTAGAAGATGTTGAAAGAAATGTCGTGGAAAGTGTAATTAAATTCTATAGCTGTTATAGTGGGAAAATATTAGAACAAATGACTCGTAATGAGGCTCCTTGGATGTTAACTAGAACTAATATAATTAATGAGACTAATAAAAGTGAGAACACTAATAGAATAATAGAAAAAAATTTAATTGCAGAATATTTTAAGGGAATAAAAGAAAAATATAATATGATAAATTTATTAGATATACAAAAATACAGTACAGATTTATTTGGTAAAATATCTATGTAA
- a CDS encoding N-acetylmuramoyl-L-alanine amidase, which translates to MKIGLRAGHSDNCTGTIGIVDEHEQMKLYYAKIESVLVKYGHTVIDCNSNGSTESEELSEGATKSNNNNVELFVSLHMNSYNGSAHGTEALVSSTSSGAYSYAKNLCTNFNALGFTNRGVKSENYYEMKYVEAPNIIFEICFCDSETDIAIYNKYSFEQLAYRFCNAIDSNIPSNPYSSTSSLKLGWNENSTGWWYCIDITNGYYYKDEWKQISGEWYSFDSRGYARESVWIKDGGKWYWLKDSCAMAKAQWLWIDGECYCFDANGALYVDCTTPDGYIVDETGAWVQ; encoded by the coding sequence ATGAAAATAGGATTAAGAGCTGGGCATAGCGACAATTGCACAGGAACGATTGGAATTGTAGATGAACATGAGCAAATGAAATTGTATTATGCAAAAATAGAAAGTGTATTAGTGAAATATGGGCATACTGTTATAGACTGCAATAGCAATGGAAGTACAGAAAGTGAAGAATTAAGTGAAGGCGCAACTAAATCTAATAATAACAATGTAGAATTATTTGTTTCTTTGCACATGAATTCTTATAATGGCTCAGCACATGGGACAGAAGCATTAGTTAGTAGCACTAGTAGCGGAGCATATAGTTATGCAAAGAATCTATGTACTAATTTTAATGCATTAGGTTTTACAAATAGAGGGGTAAAAAGTGAAAATTATTATGAAATGAAATATGTTGAAGCACCTAATATTATATTTGAGATTTGTTTTTGCGATAGTGAAACTGATATAGCTATTTATAATAAGTATTCATTTGAACAACTGGCATATAGATTTTGTAATGCCATAGATAGTAATATTCCTAGCAATCCATATAGTTCAACAAGTTCATTAAAATTAGGTTGGAATGAAAATAGTACAGGTTGGTGGTATTGCATCGACATTACTAATGGATATTACTATAAAGATGAATGGAAACAAATTAGTGGAGAATGGTATAGCTTTGATTCACGAGGCTATGCACGTGAATCTGTTTGGATAAAAGACGGAGGAAAATGGTATTGGCTAAAAGATTCATGTGCCATGGCTAAGGCACAGTGGTTATGGATAGATGGAGAATGTTATTGCTTTGATGCAAATGGGGCATTATATGTAGATTGCACTACTCCAGATGGGTATATAGTAGATGAAACTGGTGCATGGGTTCAATAA
- a CDS encoding MerR family transcriptional regulator translates to MFKIGDFSKLTMVSIRMIRYYDEMGLFKPAEIDTFTGYRYYSAKQITTLNLIVSLRDMGFNVSDIAVAINDQSDEKLKDILKQKKDEVKNNIKTEEEKLKKINYAIKNLKREKINMNYNVTLKSVPSYKIISLRDTIPAYDAEGMLWVKLGTYIQEKNISCNNFCYATYHVEGYIEGPVDVEVVVGVEELLVDADGFTYKETKPIEQAASILVPGEYSNVAPAFNFLGKWIEENGYTICGLSRQLPIKTPCNENNPNDYLCEIQVPVKKL, encoded by the coding sequence ATGTTTAAGATTGGGGATTTTTCTAAATTAACAATGGTATCTATTCGTATGATTAGATACTATGATGAGATGGGACTTTTTAAGCCTGCTGAAATAGACACCTTTACTGGATACAGATATTATTCAGCAAAGCAAATTACTACGCTTAATCTCATTGTTTCACTTCGTGATATGGGTTTTAATGTATCGGATATCGCAGTTGCTATCAATGATCAATCTGATGAAAAATTGAAAGACATATTAAAACAAAAAAAGGATGAGGTGAAAAATAATATCAAAACAGAAGAAGAAAAACTAAAAAAAATCAACTATGCAATTAAGAATTTGAAAAGGGAGAAAATCAATATGAATTATAATGTTACACTAAAATCAGTACCATCCTATAAAATTATTTCTTTAAGAGATACTATACCAGCATACGATGCAGAAGGAATGCTTTGGGTTAAGTTAGGCACGTATATTCAAGAGAAAAATATTTCTTGTAACAATTTTTGTTATGCAACTTACCATGTTGAAGGTTATATAGAAGGACCAGTTGATGTAGAAGTTGTAGTGGGCGTTGAGGAATTACTAGTAGATGCTGATGGTTTTACTTATAAAGAAACAAAGCCCATAGAGCAAGCTGCAAGTATCTTAGTTCCAGGTGAATATTCAAATGTTGCACCTGCTTTTAATTTTCTTGGAAAATGGATTGAAGAAAATGGATATACCATATGTGGCCTATCCCGTCAATTACCAATAAAAACACCTTGTAATGAAAACAATCCTAATGATTATTTATGTGAAATACAAGTCCCCGTAAAAAAATTATAG
- a CDS encoding DUF1287 domain-containing protein yields the protein MKKTKIIGIFVSLLVVCVVATIVVLKFPDKKSNNELNSQIEKITDELPINIVDVPDESSKVDKNANGIADPIDIVNSARKEAQQKTPYVDAYYVGGYPPDGEGVCTDVIWRGFKGIDVSIKDLIDNDIKQNMAEYKGVNGKPDSNIDFRRVINQDVFFKKNCISLTTEFKVNDINNLKEWQPGDIIVFIEGYEHIGIISDKRDEEGIPFVIHNSHPSASEVKLSWFHNPIHGHYRWRY from the coding sequence GTGAAAAAAACCAAAATAATTGGTATATTTGTGAGTTTACTTGTTGTATGCGTAGTAGCTACAATAGTGGTATTGAAATTTCCAGATAAAAAATCAAATAATGAATTGAATAGTCAAATAGAAAAAATTACTGATGAATTACCAATTAATATAGTTGATGTTCCAGATGAAAGCTCAAAGGTTGATAAAAATGCAAATGGAATAGCTGACCCTATAGATATAGTAAATTCTGCAAGAAAAGAGGCTCAGCAGAAAACTCCATATGTAGATGCGTACTATGTTGGAGGATATCCACCAGATGGGGAAGGTGTTTGCACTGATGTAATATGGAGAGGTTTTAAAGGGATAGATGTATCAATTAAAGACTTGATAGATAATGATATTAAACAAAATATGGCGGAGTATAAGGGTGTAAATGGAAAGCCAGATTCTAATATTGATTTTAGAAGAGTTATAAATCAAGATGTATTTTTCAAAAAAAATTGCATTTCACTTACAACAGAATTTAAAGTTAATGATATTAATAATTTGAAAGAGTGGCAGCCTGGAGATATAATAGTTTTTATTGAGGGATATGAGCATATTGGTATTATTTCAGATAAAAGGGATGAGGAAGGTATTCCATTTGTTATTCATAATTCTCACCCATCTGCATCAGAGGTTAAATTAAGCTGGTTCCATAATCCAATTCATGGCCATTACAGATGGAGATATTAG
- a CDS encoding HNH endonuclease, which translates to MARYVERFTEDEILKVIKAYLLEGLSHRKIQALILGLPAPDNGGGYIAMDILHYYNIYGDKKGILVNENINSLIENATGNYLEALTKIKAYCEEENEARKVIKGLKKDNIVNTEIEVATRQRVGQDKLREYILDIYEHKCALCDIDKDDLLICSHIVPWRIDEQNRLNPKNAICLCAQHDKLFDKGYFSLDESYGIKFGLKADEKVINLLKDAEFREPLEDSPDKELLKVHFDSYCL; encoded by the coding sequence TTGGCAAGATATGTAGAGAGGTTTACAGAAGACGAAATACTAAAAGTAATTAAAGCATATTTATTAGAAGGTTTAAGCCATAGGAAAATTCAAGCTCTAATATTAGGGTTGCCTGCGCCTGATAATGGTGGTGGATATATAGCAATGGATATTCTTCATTATTATAATATTTATGGGGACAAGAAGGGGATTCTTGTTAATGAGAATATTAACAGCTTAATTGAAAATGCAACAGGAAACTATCTCGAGGCTTTAACAAAAATAAAGGCTTACTGTGAAGAAGAGAATGAGGCAAGAAAAGTAATTAAAGGGCTGAAGAAGGATAATATAGTTAACACGGAAATAGAAGTCGCAACAAGGCAAAGAGTTGGGCAAGATAAGTTAAGGGAGTATATTCTTGATATATATGAGCATAAATGTGCCTTATGCGATATAGATAAAGATGATTTACTTATCTGTAGTCATATTGTTCCTTGGAGGATAGATGAACAAAATCGCTTAAACCCTAAAAATGCAATATGCTTATGTGCTCAACATGATAAGTTATTTGATAAGGGATATTTTTCATTAGATGAGAGTTATGGTATTAAATTTGGATTGAAAGCTGATGAAAAAGTTATTAATCTATTAAAGGATGCTGAATTTAGAGAGCCGTTAGAAGATTCACCTGATAAGGAATTATTAAAAGTTCATTTTGATTCATATTGCTTATAG
- the uraA gene encoding uracil permease translates to MNNESLDNEHDFIGVTDKVPLKMAIPLSIQHLFAMFGSSVLVPILLHIDPTTVLFFNGIGTLLYAVITKRKIPAYLGSSFAFLSPVALLYSQGYDFQTVQGGFVAVGILFSIIAIIVGRTGMGWINKLFPPAAMGSIVAIIGLELARTAADMAGFPVGGSNSQVLNTTWVIVSMVTLIAVILCNVLLKGFLKVIPILIGIVVGYITALFMGIVDFSTINNASFFVVPNIKLAHFDMNAILTILPATFVVVAEHVGHLKVTSSIVGTDLTQDPGLHRSLLGDGLSTIISGMFGSVPTTTYGENIGVMALTKVYSVYVICGAGIISIILGFSGKMSAIISTIPTPVIGGVSFLLFGTIATSGLRTLIEEKVDFSKSRNLILASVIFVVGLSGIKVAIGTTELSGMGLATIVAMVLSITFIIFDKLGIMNEKEESAS, encoded by the coding sequence ATGAATAATGAATCATTAGACAACGAGCATGATTTTATAGGGGTGACAGACAAGGTCCCTTTAAAGATGGCAATTCCACTCAGTATCCAACATTTATTTGCAATGTTTGGATCATCAGTTTTAGTACCAATTCTTTTACATATTGATCCAACAACAGTTTTATTTTTTAATGGTATAGGCACTTTATTATATGCAGTTATTACTAAAAGGAAGATTCCAGCTTATTTAGGATCGAGTTTTGCTTTTTTATCACCAGTCGCATTGTTATATAGTCAAGGATATGATTTTCAAACTGTACAAGGTGGCTTTGTAGCTGTAGGAATACTATTTTCAATAATAGCAATTATTGTAGGACGTACAGGTATGGGATGGATTAATAAATTATTTCCACCAGCAGCTATGGGATCAATCGTAGCAATAATAGGTTTAGAACTAGCTAGAACTGCAGCAGATATGGCAGGATTTCCAGTTGGAGGAAGTAATTCGCAAGTTTTAAATACAACTTGGGTAATCGTATCAATGGTAACGTTAATTGCAGTGATTTTATGTAATGTATTGTTAAAAGGATTTCTAAAAGTTATACCTATATTAATAGGTATAGTAGTAGGATATATTACAGCTTTATTTATGGGTATAGTAGATTTTAGTACAATAAACAATGCAAGTTTCTTTGTAGTACCTAATATAAAATTAGCTCATTTTGATATGAATGCAATATTAACAATATTGCCAGCAACATTTGTAGTAGTTGCAGAGCATGTAGGACATTTAAAGGTTACTAGTAGTATTGTAGGAACAGATTTAACACAAGATCCAGGTCTTCATAGATCTTTACTTGGAGATGGATTATCAACTATTATTTCAGGAATGTTTGGTTCAGTTCCAACAACAACTTATGGTGAGAACATAGGAGTTATGGCTTTAACTAAGGTATATAGTGTATATGTAATTTGTGGAGCAGGAATAATATCAATAATTCTGGGATTTTCAGGAAAGATGTCAGCAATTATTAGTACAATTCCTACACCAGTTATAGGCGGTGTTAGTTTTCTGTTATTTGGTACAATAGCAACTTCAGGACTTAGAACTCTTATTGAAGAAAAAGTTGATTTTTCTAAATCTAGAAATTTAATACTTGCTTCAGTAATATTTGTAGTAGGATTAAGTGGAATAAAAGTGGCAATTGGAACTACTGAGTTAAGCGGAATGGGCTTAGCTACAATAGTGGCTATGGTATTAAGTATAACTTTTATAATATTTGATAAACTTGGTATAATGAATGAAAAAGAAGAAAGTGCATCATAG
- a CDS encoding histidine phosphatase family protein encodes MKTTVLLIRHGETEWNTLGKFQGCTDIALSDAGIKQAELLKDRLKGDFDYIYSSPLSRAFETANILATGISKEVTVAPEIREINFGEWEGLTVHEIAEKYPEVFKAWRTDKTESYICGGDLSINNAANRAKKCILDIVNQHKGKKIAIVAHGGIIKAGLIGIFGWDMTMYHKMALGNTCINTLTFNDDLKPVLVALNDTNHLKNDAKTV; translated from the coding sequence ATGAAAACAACAGTATTATTAATTAGACATGGGGAAACAGAGTGGAACACTTTAGGGAAATTTCAAGGTTGTACTGATATAGCTTTATCTGATGCGGGAATTAAACAGGCAGAGTTATTAAAAGATAGGCTTAAGGGAGATTTCGATTACATATATTCAAGTCCACTTAGCAGAGCTTTTGAAACAGCTAATATATTAGCAACTGGTATTAGTAAAGAGGTTACTGTAGCTCCTGAAATTAGAGAAATTAATTTTGGAGAATGGGAAGGCTTGACAGTACATGAGATAGCTGAAAAGTATCCAGAAGTTTTTAAGGCTTGGAGAACAGATAAAACAGAAAGTTATATTTGTGGCGGAGATTTAAGCATTAACAATGCAGCCAATAGAGCAAAAAAGTGTATATTAGATATAGTTAATCAGCATAAAGGGAAAAAGATTGCAATTGTTGCTCATGGAGGAATTATTAAAGCTGGTCTTATAGGAATATTTGGGTGGGATATGACCATGTATCATAAAATGGCACTTGGAAATACATGTATTAATACATTAACCTTTAATGATGATTTAAAACCAGTATTAGTTGCATTAAATGATACTAACCACTTGAAAAATGATGCTAAAACTGTGTAA